TTAGTTGAAAAATCATAAGGATCACATCCAACatatgttgtgattttttttgtttatacgTTTCTCTTGTACAGTACAGACATTCCTCCATCTCATCCGTTATGCTTTTCCAGTCACTCCTGAAAGTTCGCTTCAGGGTTCAGTGCAGGGTTTTGTGGCTACTGGTCCTGTTAGCAGCACGTAAAgcgaaacttttattcaaattccgaactgattatagaaagtgagcaaatagcgcttccacgtagtcactaaaaagctgtcacgcacttcaatttattgcaatgttctgttataatcaatgacgctctcggaactacaaatataatatcttacatTGTGTCTACGTGTGGCGTTTAGCATTaagtgaattctcactgtctcaccctctatatatttatatatttctttattaatatcttaacatattattatatcttttcttaaccatttgcacacacaagcattatccgactctcctcctgaccacagacggaggtttacaagccactttttcctgcgcttttcagtcaatttcttgcctttccgcccttatgaacagcaaattttcatacatgataaaagatattttgtggtttcttggtttgaccgatttgagcatccataaacaacacaaagcataggcatttttgagtttctgctggtgattcctatggagaaatatcacttcctgcgctccagctgcatttcgcgccACAGCAAACAACCtatgtcatgtgcaaacaacctactgtaccacacacaggaccaaattcatttctcttttgcagtttttaataactaggtggcactgatatatctgcccgataaaataaacacactataGGTTGATCTCAGCCAGTTGATGTTGTAAGTGAACcaccgctctgcacattttgtgtgaatctcagatgtctgttctattcaaaagtaagtGCCCTGCGAACTTGAAATATTCCGCCCTGATTACAGTTCGAAGACAGCGTATATGTTCCATTCAACAAACATAAAAGTGTGcaagacatgaatttaaattgcatttatttacagggGTATATTGTGTCACACTTCTCTAAGTTTCGTCTATGTGTGAAGACTATGCAGGCCGTGGCGTAGTGCAAATCCAAGAATGAATATTCCTAAGTAAAATTAAACTGATTTCCACTGCTCAGGGAGTGGGGAGCAGTGAACATTGTTTAGGGACCATGTTAATCGCAACACAGTTCAGTCATGGAGCTTTCTTTGGACTAGCTGGTTGTCTGAATCACGTTAAAGAAGAGAGCCATGCAATATATGCAGAGCGACGGTACGTGAGGAATGGAATTGAGAAACGctgatgtatttaatcatatgTCATATCGCCCTAATTTCATTGAGGGATAAAGTTCAATAAGTTTTACTGgacttaaattgaacaaatacacaatttctTACAAAGAGCTGCTGAACAGTAACGTTTAATCACATAAGTTGCTTTATGAACAAGGACAGTGATCGCAACGAGCCATATcacaaattacattacatttccaaacgtgTTATTCATAGCGTGAGCACTTACAAATTCAAGTGGATCGGATattgtaaaactgtaataaatagtaaatacaaACGAAAAAGCCAGATTAAGTTGTTTATTGAGCTGCTTTCgccattgtgttgttttaagcTGAAAAGCATAAAACTGCGCTTCATTTTAGATCTGTTCTCCACTCCGGTCATGACAGCAGATATGGCAATTCATGTCACAGCCAGCGTTCTCCaatctaatgtgtttttaaatgtacagtataaattTTAACATCTACCTCCACTATTTCTCAGTCTAAACTGTAGCGTCCGTGTCCGAATGTCCCAGAATGCCGTGTGTTGCTGAAGTCACGTTCCCATTCTCTATTTACAGTCGATCTGAATGTTGCAGCATTTAAAGTGCCAAACAACAGAGTAAATGTGACAAaacaagaattttttttctttttttcagtaaacTTATTTCTTAATCTTCAAGACATGGTTACGGTCTTGATGTGTATGCTAATATAGCCTAATTATCATTATAGTATAGTCTTTAAAGGATGATAAATATAAAGtgttaataattatttgtgTTATAAATTACTGTTATAACAGTATAATTGTTGGattcactttcagaacatttttttcctatggatggacaataaaaacattgttagcCAATCAGAGTTTGAGCATTTAATGATATACCTGGCTCAACATTAAGCCTTGATGTGTGCTTGTCCTTTGGACAAGTAAATCAGTCATTCACTTGTCCAAGTAAAAAAGTTACTTGCCCGGGGCaaaaaaagtatctttttttgGTGTAAATGTAATCCATTCTGAAGCAATAGTGTCATCACTGCTCTATGAGGTTGTACTTTAATCAGTATATTTgtgatattttctttaaattgatTCCTAGGACACTTTTTAGCTTTATGAAGGGCAGTATTTTCCTAACCTTACTAAATGTACGTGTTATTATTTGTCAAATTCTTaaattttatcaataaaataaaaaataaatacaattattgcaattatttgctattttatcattaaaatgacaaatgcgTAAATGATGTTAAAAGATTaatgatttacttttttttaatatattaatagaaaatggaaaaatgtaatgatacttttaaatatgtaaccaaaccaccagtaggtggcggcaagtcactgtcttaatgagtcATTAACTCAATCAATTTGTTCAAACAGCTAATTGATTTAATAATTGCCTGTCTTTATTAATGGCTCACTGAATCAcccgattcattcaaaaatgttgaattatTCAGTAAGGAAACACCACTGTGTGTTGCTCGGAGATGCACGACTGCTCTGCCTTTGCTCTGTTTAGAACTATTTTCGTTAGCAAAAACTTAACTGCAATCGTGGTGATGTGAGATGTTGCTTACCTATATTATGTGTCATacaatatttatctttttttctggGTCAAAAAGTATGTTTGTtagtgtttgtttctttgtgtgtgaTATTGCGCCTattagttttgattttatttttctgtgagTCTGATAAGCTGCACGAGCCTCACCTGACACAACCTTGATAGGCTACTGTGCGTTATCAGTCACCGTTTAcactaaaagtaataaaatcagaatcattATCATCAAAGTTTTGGTGCTGCCCTAGTTATTGtttgttattaatgttttaatcagGTTAGTTGTCCAGACAGGCAAATAAAATTCTCTTTCACTTGACCCTTCACAAAATCCACTTGTCCTGGACAAGCGTTAATGTCGAGCCCTGACTGCAACACACTATTTGAATAAACAGAATTGTTATCCTCTATTGGTGTGAATTCTAATGTAGTTAATCCATGTCAAGTCAAACTAATTTTAGAGACTTCCCCGGCTCAaatgtttgatttgtttgacTCAGAAAGATAAGCATGTATAGTGATGatagccaaaatattaaatgtcatggttTTATATTTACTGAGTGATCTACTAATTTGTAGAGGgagtcaaaatggcaattttcacctgagattcaaGACAAATTACAGGGGGTTAAAAATTCAGTAAGATGTCAGTATCATAATGTTACTTTTACACAGCGATTAGTAGTTCTATTCTAtacattatgtgccaatggtgaccattcaaaaatggggaaacggCACTTTTCAGGTTTTtactccaaagtttgcatgcctgtcaCTCaggaagtattaaagatatctgcatgtccttttagatattgggtctcaACAAAGTTTCTTTttagcatctttatttttaaggccctacatGGTTCAGTTAaagagatattggaatttcagtATGGCTGTAGGGGTAAATCgttaaattgtacacattttttcAATGGTCAAAAACCCAATGTGGGtaaatttgcaaaaatataattcttcttttcttctaaagaggaatgtctgaagaagaaataatgttgaaactagagatATATCTCACTTCCTTCTGTCAGAACAACTGCATTAATCATACcagtctgagtgccataaatattctttttccaaagtttgcgtgCCTGTAACtgaagaagtattaaagatatcgccatatgattttagatttagattAGAGGTATATTCAATGCAGTTGTATTGACAGAAGGAAACGAGATACATCTTTGGTTTTAATAGTAtttcttcttcagacattcctctttaaaagaaaagatgtctcatatttttgcaaattgaCCCACATTGGgcttttgaccactgaaaatgtgtacaatttaatGATTTACCCCTgaagccatattgaaattccagtATGTCTGGAACCGAACTATGCAGGGCCTTTAAAATGAAGATGCCAagggaaagtttgttaagacccagtATTTAAAAGGACaataagatatctttaatacttcctgagttacagacatgcaaactttggagtaaaaacttgaaaagtgctgtttccccatttttgaatagTCACCGTTAGCTCACAATgtaacaaagattgctaaagtcagcagattttactaacagaccaactaatctctgtgtaaaaataacattatgttgctgccatctttctgaagtcatttttaccctcTGTAATGtggctctgaatctcaggtAAAAATTGCTATTTTGACCAACcgctacaaaatagtggattactcagtaaatattcatttatgacatttaatatttttgctttcatcactatacatgtttatctttcttcagaaaacataTTAGCGAAACCTCTGGTTGAGATGACACGGAATGACCCTACAGTTTTTTTGGTTGCACATCTTTTACAGTATGTGCACAAAAGTACTGGGTAATATAAGCAAAATGGGTTAAGGTTAAAACTGGGCTGTAAAAATAAAGTCCTACTGTTGTCTTTATAGTTATAGTTCTTCACATGAACAGGCTTTAAAAGTCAGAAACCAGCTTTCATATCTAGTTAATgagaatacattttttgatgCAGTCACATCAACTATGAAGATCCCCTTCATCAACAAAAGAGATATGCTGACAGTTTGTGCTTTGATCCTTCAGGTGGATTCTGGCTGGGTGTGGACCAAGAATCTATCGCAGGTTCCCTTTCTTGGACAGGCGTGCTTTTTGGCGTACTTGCCAGTCTTTGTGTATCTCTCAATGCCATCTACACAAAAAAAGTGATGCCGGTGGTAGATGGAAATATCTGGAAGCTCTCCTACTACAACAACCTTAATGCCAGTGTACTTTTTATTCCACTTTTCATCATTTTAGGTGAACTGAAAAGCTTGTCTGCGTTTAGCCGACTGACACATTTAGATTTCTGGGGGATGATGATTTTGGGGGGAATCTTCGGCTTTGCCATTGGTTACGTGACGGGACTTCAGATCAAATTCACCAGTCCATTGACGCACAATGTGTCTGGCACAGCCAAATCCTGTGCACAGACCGTGTTAGCGGTCATCTTCTCTGCCTCCAGTAAGACAATGCTCTGGTGGACAAGCAATATGATGGTGCTAGGCGGATCCTTCGCCTACACCTGGGTCAAAGGACTTGAGATGAAGAAAGTCGAAGTGGCTccagaaacacaaaacacaagcaGTCAGAAAAGTAAAGAGGATGCAGCAGTGTGAAAAAGAGTTTTGGCATAACTGTGTTGTAGAGACTCTTCGTTTGTTCATCACATctgtgtatacatacatatatttacatggACATTTGAATGTTTGATGTATATACATTTACTCTGTAGTGTAAATTATAATGATTAAAACCTGTTTAACAAAACTTTACTTGTTTCATAACACCATATACAGATagaaactcacatttctgagaaatgagTGGTTTATTCATAAATACATACCACCttattcagaattgcaagaaaaaagtcagaattctgagtttatatctctgttctgagaaaaatgtcaactgtgagataaaaactcagaacTGACAtgaagtcaaaactgtgagataaacagtcacaattacatttattattgttttctttgtatttgtTATGTAAACAAGACTCCATAAAGAACAACATCATTGGAATCACTTTtagaactattttttttttttttttacagctgacagccaatcagaatcctgCTTTAAAGTACTGgcacatttaaagcagcaggtGAAAAAACTGCATGTgcataataatcagaaaaatattgtgcattgttgtgctaatatatatatttattattatagctaCCTTTATGGTtattgttcttggtgtgaacgaataattattattattattgtcatcatCCTTAAGATAacgtgaacctggaccacaaaaccagtcttaagtaccgcgggtatatttgtagcaatatttaacaatacattgtatgggtcaaaatgtttttgtttttttttttaattccaaaaatcattggCATATTAAGGGGGGGTTGTCCCCcctaaaaatattgttattagcAACTCTGTGTATTGTGAATAATATAATGGACATATACTTAAAATAGCTGTGTAAgtagtaaaacaatataaacgtgaaaaaacattcagaagttcaaaaatgttttaagtcaCCCTTCCCTTGCCTAACAGTGGTTTGTTCCACTGCCTGTTTCCTCCTCCTTTACCGAAACACACACGAGTCCGGTGAGAGGCAAAGCTCTTCAGCAGTTATGTGTAAGTAACTTAGGCTGTCAAGGctattttattcactttaaacATTGGGTGAAGTGATTCTTTCTGTTTAATACAGATGATGTtggatcattaataaataagtaatgacaaaaaaaagatgTTATAAGATGCATTTTTCTATGAGCGATTATAAGATTACTAAGTTTAGTTTACCGTATATTGTCACCCACTAACTAAAACGGCGAAAGCCTGTGTGTGAActgatattaggctaatattgtAGACTtgaaattatgaacacactggtttgtagtgtaaacagttttaccgttcaCTGCATGTTATTCCGttatacactataaaaaataaaaaacaatttgttgagtcagcttaaaataatttgttaccctgctgcctaaaaattttaagttcagtcaactaaaataagtttagtcaactcgaaatgttaagttgtactaagtattGTAGTAAGATATTTGTGTCTGCTAAACTTAagagatgggtaagtaacccagctgccttaaaattttaagttgattcaactcaaatatctaagttgtcacttagtataaattaacatttcaagttgaataacctttatttgagttgactgaacataaaattttaaggcagccaggttacaaattattttaagttgactcaacaaatagttttttacagtgtagtggacAATGGACCAGAAGCCTTACctaggcttacttccgcgttgaGGAAACAGGTGGATCCAGTAAATTAGTATATTAAGCGTTACACATTACTCTAAATCTTATTGAAATATCAAAATGGCAAACCTGTCATTTCATTACTTTGACCCTGAATTTAATTGTTCAACGTGTTGCAAAGACTCATCTTGTTGAAGGAGGTTACAGTGTTTTCTGATGATGTGTAACAAGATTGTGTTTCAGGCTGAaagacagggttgccaggtttcacaacaaaacccgcccaattgctactcaaaactagcccaatcccgggggataaaatacacatttttttgttggggttcccctggtaaattaatatttcagggcataaatgtgatgttattggggttgcttcaacccacagacatcaaaaacaacccacagcaacagtgttaaagtagccgcaggaaaaccgcagacttggcaacactgttgaAAGACAAAGAGACAGAACAAGATTAACCTGTTTATAGTGTTACAGATTACAATTTTTGAGCATGTGATACTTTTACCACAGGTATCTGCCTGCAGCTTGAGATGAAATGCATTGTTGGTGCTACTGTTATAGGATAGTGGAACTCAAATTCCAACTAATGTCTGATATATACAGTGCttcttgaaagtttgtgaaccctttagaattttctatatttctgcagagagaaagagagagagtgataaTTAATTTGCTCCATTAAATCTTAATGTCTGTGTGTAACAGACCTCCGACAGGAGAGGGcgagatttcatcaaaaacagtCAACAGGTGAGACAGCCCATCCAAAATTAAAAGTGCACTCGTGGAACACCGCCTTTCTGCGGAACACGTCGATCTTGCACTTGCTACTGAAGGACCTCCTTTATACGCTTCAACTCCAGAATCGGAGAGAGACACTGCCTCACACGCGCAGTCAGGGATCGAATAGGAAGGCACTTGTTGAGTGATGAAGAGCAGTACGCATAAGACGCTGTTTGTTCATCACACAGTGAAAATATTCCAACATATGATCATTTACTGAGCGCTACTTTCGGATCTCCAGACTTTCAAAGACCCGACCGATGTGGACAGATGTGCTGATCCAGGTCTGAATCCGCAGCGTGTTCATCAGCCGACCATCAAGGTGAGCGAGCACAGTTAGTCTGATTGGATATGTGTTGTTTTAGGGGTTTGAACTCATTTCTGTTATTAGGCTACGTATTATGCAAAACCGGTTAggcaaaaagaaagagagagaaaggctCCTCTCACGCCAGGAAGTTATTTTACTTACATACTGACATTTCTGTCAGTGTGCGTTTGGGTttgtgtattttgcattttctgacagtgtgGTGCAATGCTGACAAATTGGTTTAGAAAGCTTTTCTAAGCTGTTTAGAGAATGGTTCATCCTTCCAAAAAAcaattcatcatttactcaccttgaTGTTATTCCAAGCCTATGCATTTCTCATGGCAATGTAAAACACACAATGTAACGCGTAAATGTGCGTAACTAATGTAAATCAAGCAAGGTAGCGTACATAACACATTAGCGGACCAAAGGGAATAATATggaattttttccagaaaacttcttgcacaaaataaattcaggcACTTTCAAGGACCTCTATCTATGTATgtctattttcaaaaactttccagggccttgattttttttttcccccctgatTCACAAACTTTAAAGGATTTCAAGGACCGGTGGGAACCCTGGCTATGTTATAATTAGGATGTGGAATATACAGTGTCCATCATGGGGTTGATCTAGATCAGAGGTAGGGaaccttgatcctggagggccggtgttgCTGcatagtttagctccaaccctgtaaaaaaataccaacctgtatcctgaagaccttgattatcttgttcaggtgtgtttgattagggttggagctaaactctgcagggaaaCCGGACCTCGAGGATCAACGTGCCTCACCTCTGATATAGATCAACGATGATTCTGAAAAGAAAACTCGCTGGGAGCATGCTGTTGCCATTCATGTACATCTGACTGACCCATAAACCACACACTCTTATTTTAGTGTTGTATTTCAGCAGATCGCTTTATACATTCAGTATAACAGCATTAATTTAAAGAGGTCAAATTGTAGATGTGTACATTATGCTGTTGCTCTGTCCATGCTATGATTACGCATTCTTAAATAAGCAGGGTTTCATTTACTTCATCTAGTCAAGTAATGTTGACTCATTTCAGAGGCAGCCaaaattaccatttaaaatcagTCAGAGctatagaaatgtatatttacagtgccctccactaatattggcaaagacggctatgaaaataaatctgctttgtttatctttatgatcttacattcaaaaaattcacaaaacgctaacctttcattgaagtaaaactgtttttctcatatgcatgttgggcacaataattggcacccttagaaattataatgagtaaaatatctctgaagtatattcccattcatatttgcatttattcagcacactagaatgactaggattatgatattgtccagcaataactttattataaattattat
The sequence above is a segment of the Labeo rohita strain BAU-BD-2019 chromosome 7, IGBB_LRoh.1.0, whole genome shotgun sequence genome. Coding sequences within it:
- the LOC127168115 gene encoding GDP-fucose transporter 1 isoform X2, which encodes MAFTDSNPSEKEEPFILRATKIALVVALYWFISISMVFLNNYLLDNKDLDAPVFITFFQCVVSVGLCWIMNFVSKLCPGFVDFPSLKFDFRVSREILPLSVVFIGMITFNNLCLKYVGVAFYTVGRSLSTVFNVVLSYVVLKQTTSFYAVLCCGVILGGFWLGVDQESIAGSLSWTGVLFGVLASLCVSLNAIYTKKVMPVVDGNIWKLSYYNNLNASVLFIPLFIILGELKSLSAFSRLTHLDFWGMMILGGIFGFAIGYVTGLQIKFTSPLTHNVSGTAKSCAQTVLAVIFSASSKTMLWWTSNMMVLGGSFAYTWVKGLEMKKVEVAPETQNTSSQKSKEDAAV
- the LOC127168115 gene encoding GDP-fucose transporter 1 isoform X1 — encoded protein: MNRSQLKRSRILRMAFTDSNPSEKEEPFILRATKIALVVALYWFISISMVFLNNYLLDNKDLDAPVFITFFQCVVSVGLCWIMNFVSKLCPGFVDFPSLKFDFRVSREILPLSVVFIGMITFNNLCLKYVGVAFYTVGRSLSTVFNVVLSYVVLKQTTSFYAVLCCGVILGGFWLGVDQESIAGSLSWTGVLFGVLASLCVSLNAIYTKKVMPVVDGNIWKLSYYNNLNASVLFIPLFIILGELKSLSAFSRLTHLDFWGMMILGGIFGFAIGYVTGLQIKFTSPLTHNVSGTAKSCAQTVLAVIFSASSKTMLWWTSNMMVLGGSFAYTWVKGLEMKKVEVAPETQNTSSQKSKEDAAV